From Veillonella dispar, one genomic window encodes:
- the rpoB gene encoding DNA-directed RNA polymerase subunit beta gives MFKPEQVGKRTRYTYAKINEVIKMPHLLDIQRKSYEWFLESGLQNIFNDISPIKDNSGNLVLSFEGFSLGEPKYDINECKNRDATYAAPLRVNIRLVNNDPENMDIKEQEVFMGDFPLMTDTGTFIINGAERVIVSQLVRSPGVYYNKEIDTMGNRLYDSTVIPNRGAWIELETDASEVVAVRIDRNRKLPATVLVRALGWDTNESILDLFWNGKTDEDGLPVYDERIVRTLEKDTTQSADEALVEIYKKLRPGEPPTVESARNLFDNLFFDARRYDLARVGRYKLNKKLGWRQRMLGQTLAQPIVDPETGEIILDAGVQVGEEQLDIVANSHVFDGEGFAEFYIVNNDGVESKVICNNCNLPYDHRTVTREDMIANISYLLNLMDGAGHTDDIDHLGNRRLRCVGELLQNQFRIGLTRMERVVRERMTIQEIESITPQALINIRPVVAAIKEFFGSSQLSQFMDQTNPLAELTHKRRLSALGPGGLSRERAGFEVRDVHHSHYGRMCPIETPEGPNIGLINSLSNYAKVNEFGFIEAPYRKVEKIYGTGADADKVVKVRVTDSVVYMTADEEEGMTIAQANSPIDAEGYFTNEHVACRRGHDVLEVTPDKVDYMDVSPKEVVSIGTAMIPFLENDDANRALMGANMQRQAVPLLRAQAPLVGTGMEYTAATDSGVCVLAREAGKVVRCWGNEIHVLRDSDGRVDVYRMNKFLRSNQSTCFNQKPIVNRGDHVVKGQVLADGPATDGGELALGYNVLVAFMPWEGYNYEDAILLSEELCKEDIYTSIHIEEYECDARDTKLGAEEITRELPNTGDDTLKNLDEEGIICIGAEVHPGDILVGKATPKGETELTPEERLLRAIFGDKEREVRDTSLRVPHGESGKVVDVKVFTRENGDELQPGVNKLVRVYIAQKRKIHEGDKMAGRHGNKGVVSRVMRKEDMPFLPDGTPVQIVLNPLGVPSRMNIGQVLETHLGWAVQGLGMKIKATDLHIQNVLKEARTDASYWEQIDAIRGLYAEIEELEAKAKEDVTVPHFDIDEKIIDLKSQILGHVESAAQKKLEALGGEARYKELKAIEAKYNALHVEFFDSEEDAPEMDPALVEELEAINKVKTTLNHIESARAKRVEIRHELEGLGYDYETYGMPKPDVAGIHIATPVFDGAHEKDVFETLGIAGRSDDGKTVLYDGRTGEPMDNRVTVGYVYMLKLHHLVDDKIHARSTGPYSLVTQQPLGGKAQFGGQRFGEMEVWALEAYGAAYTLQELLTVKSDDVVGRVKAYEKIVKGENIPEPGVPESFKVLLKELQSIGLDVKILNEDQEEVVMKELDDEDEVVETGIEEVMEGSAVETDEVTVVEEEAPADNGGEDDILSQLAFPMGDSSNDED, from the coding sequence ATGTTCAAACCTGAACAGGTAGGCAAACGAACTCGTTATACGTACGCAAAAATTAACGAAGTTATCAAGATGCCGCATTTATTGGACATTCAGCGTAAATCGTATGAGTGGTTCTTGGAGAGTGGTTTACAAAATATTTTCAACGATATTTCTCCGATTAAAGACAATTCAGGTAATCTAGTTCTTTCTTTCGAAGGTTTCAGCTTAGGTGAACCTAAGTATGATATTAATGAATGTAAAAACCGTGATGCTACTTACGCAGCACCACTTCGTGTAAATATTCGCTTAGTAAATAATGATCCAGAAAATATGGACATTAAAGAACAAGAAGTATTCATGGGCGATTTCCCATTGATGACTGACACAGGTACTTTCATCATCAATGGTGCAGAACGTGTAATCGTATCCCAATTGGTACGTTCTCCAGGCGTTTACTACAATAAAGAAATCGATACAATGGGTAACCGTTTGTACGATTCCACAGTTATTCCTAACCGTGGCGCATGGATTGAGCTTGAAACTGACGCAAGCGAAGTTGTTGCTGTTCGTATTGACCGTAACCGTAAATTACCAGCTACTGTATTGGTACGTGCATTAGGTTGGGATACTAATGAAAGCATCCTTGACCTCTTCTGGAATGGTAAAACTGATGAAGATGGTTTGCCAGTATATGATGAACGCATCGTTCGTACATTAGAAAAAGATACAACTCAATCTGCTGATGAAGCATTGGTTGAAATCTATAAAAAATTACGTCCAGGCGAGCCTCCAACAGTAGAGTCTGCTCGTAACTTGTTCGACAACTTGTTCTTCGATGCACGCCGTTATGATTTAGCGCGCGTTGGTCGTTACAAATTGAACAAAAAACTTGGCTGGCGTCAACGTATGTTGGGTCAAACATTGGCTCAACCAATCGTAGATCCAGAAACTGGCGAAATCATTCTTGATGCAGGTGTACAAGTTGGAGAAGAACAACTTGATATCGTTGCTAATAGCCATGTATTCGATGGTGAAGGTTTCGCTGAGTTCTACATCGTAAATAACGATGGTGTAGAATCCAAAGTTATCTGTAACAACTGCAACTTGCCATATGATCACCGTACAGTAACACGTGAAGACATGATCGCTAACATCTCTTATTTGCTCAACCTTATGGATGGAGCAGGTCATACAGATGATATCGACCACTTGGGTAACCGTCGTCTTCGTTGTGTAGGTGAATTGTTACAAAACCAATTCCGTATTGGTTTAACTCGTATGGAACGTGTTGTTCGTGAACGTATGACAATTCAAGAAATCGAATCTATTACGCCTCAAGCGTTGATTAACATTCGACCTGTAGTGGCAGCAATCAAAGAATTCTTTGGTTCCTCCCAATTGTCTCAGTTCATGGACCAAACAAACCCATTAGCAGAATTGACTCATAAACGTCGTCTATCTGCCCTTGGCCCTGGCGGTTTATCTCGTGAGCGTGCAGGCTTCGAAGTTCGTGACGTGCATCACTCTCACTATGGCCGCATGTGTCCAATTGAAACTCCAGAAGGTCCAAACATCGGTTTGATCAACTCCTTGTCTAACTATGCGAAGGTAAATGAATTCGGTTTCATTGAGGCTCCATACCGTAAAGTAGAAAAAATCTATGGTACAGGCGCTGATGCAGACAAGGTTGTAAAAGTTCGTGTCACTGATTCCGTTGTATATATGACAGCTGATGAAGAAGAAGGCATGACAATTGCCCAAGCGAACTCTCCAATCGATGCGGAAGGTTACTTCACTAATGAACATGTTGCTTGTCGTCGTGGTCATGATGTATTAGAAGTTACACCTGATAAGGTTGACTACATGGACGTTAGTCCAAAAGAAGTTGTATCCATTGGTACAGCTATGATTCCATTCCTTGAAAATGACGATGCTAACCGTGCCTTGATGGGTGCGAACATGCAACGTCAAGCGGTACCACTCTTGCGTGCGCAAGCTCCACTTGTTGGTACAGGTATGGAATATACAGCAGCTACTGACTCCGGTGTTTGCGTACTTGCCCGTGAAGCTGGTAAAGTTGTACGTTGCTGGGGTAATGAAATCCACGTTCTTCGCGATAGCGATGGTCGTGTTGATGTATACCGTATGAATAAATTCCTTCGTTCTAACCAATCCACATGCTTTAACCAAAAACCAATCGTTAATCGTGGCGACCATGTTGTAAAAGGTCAAGTGTTGGCTGACGGTCCTGCTACTGATGGCGGCGAATTGGCATTAGGTTATAACGTTCTTGTAGCGTTCATGCCTTGGGAAGGTTATAACTACGAAGATGCGATCTTGCTTAGTGAAGAACTTTGCAAAGAAGATATCTATACATCCATTCATATTGAAGAATACGAATGTGATGCGCGCGACACTAAATTAGGCGCTGAAGAAATCACTCGCGAATTGCCTAATACTGGTGACGACACACTTAAAAACTTAGATGAAGAAGGTATTATCTGCATTGGTGCAGAAGTACACCCTGGCGATATCCTAGTAGGTAAAGCTACACCAAAAGGCGAAACTGAACTTACTCCAGAGGAACGTTTATTGCGCGCTATCTTTGGCGACAAAGAACGTGAAGTTCGCGACACATCCTTGCGTGTACCTCATGGCGAATCTGGTAAAGTAGTAGACGTTAAAGTCTTTACTCGTGAAAACGGCGACGAATTACAACCAGGTGTAAATAAACTTGTTCGCGTATACATCGCTCAAAAACGTAAGATTCATGAAGGCGATAAAATGGCGGGCCGTCATGGTAACAAAGGTGTCGTTTCTCGCGTTATGAGAAAAGAAGATATGCCATTCCTTCCAGATGGTACTCCAGTACAAATCGTATTGAACCCATTGGGCGTACCTTCTCGTATGAACATCGGTCAGGTTCTTGAAACTCACTTGGGTTGGGCTGTTCAAGGCTTAGGTATGAAAATCAAAGCTACAGACCTTCACATTCAAAATGTATTGAAAGAAGCTCGTACTGATGCATCTTATTGGGAACAAATTGACGCTATTCGCGGCTTATATGCTGAAATTGAAGAATTAGAAGCAAAAGCTAAAGAAGATGTGACAGTTCCTCATTTCGACATCGATGAAAAAATCATCGACTTGAAATCTCAAATTCTTGGCCATGTAGAATCTGCAGCGCAAAAGAAACTTGAAGCTCTTGGTGGCGAAGCTCGTTATAAAGAGCTTAAAGCTATTGAAGCTAAATACAATGCACTTCATGTAGAATTCTTCGACTCTGAAGAAGACGCTCCAGAAATGGATCCAGCTCTTGTAGAAGAATTAGAAGCTATTAATAAAGTTAAAACTACATTGAACCATATTGAATCTGCTCGTGCTAAACGCGTTGAAATTCGTCATGAACTCGAAGGCCTTGGTTACGATTATGAAACATATGGCATGCCAAAACCAGATGTAGCTGGTATTCATATTGCTACACCTGTATTTGATGGTGCGCATGAAAAAGACGTATTTGAAACATTAGGCATTGCTGGTCGTTCCGATGATGGTAAAACAGTATTGTACGATGGTCGTACTGGTGAACCTATGGATAACCGTGTAACTGTTGGTTACGTATACATGCTTAAACTCCATCACTTGGTTGATGATAAAATCCATGCTCGTTCCACAGGTCCGTACTCCCTTGTTACACAACAACCATTGGGCGGTAAAGCTCAATTCGGTGGTCAACGTTTCGGGGAAATGGAAGTTTGGGCTCTCGAAGCATATGGCGCAGCTTATACACTTCAAGAGCTATTAACTGTTAAGTCTGACGACGTTGTTGGTCGTGTGAAAGCATACGAAAAAATCGTTAAAGGCGAAAACATCCCTGAACCAGGTGTACCTGAGTCCTTCAAGGTATTGCTCAAAGAACTTCAAAGTATTGGTCTTGATGTAAAAATCTTGAATGAAGATCAAGAAGAAGTTGTTATGAAAGAACTTGATGACGAAGATGAAGTGGTAGAAACTGGCATTGAAGAAGTTATGGAAGGCAGTGCAGTAGAAACTGATGAAGTAACTGTAGTAGAGGAAGAAGCACCTGCTGATAACGGCGGTGAAGACGATATCCTTAGCCAATTGGCGTTCCCAATGGGCGATTCCTCTAACGATGAAGACTAA
- a CDS encoding aspartate ammonia-lyase has product MRKEHDFLGELEVADELYYGVQTIRALENFHITGKHLDQDFIKALAMVKKASALANMKTGRLNVSIGKAIVQAADEVIEGQFADQFPVDPIQGGAGTSVNMNMNEVLANRACEILGHPKGSYDIVSPNNHCNMAQSTNDAFPTAIKVCAILKSKPLLEALQRLVDELEKKADEYSGILKMGRTHLQDAVPITLGQEMGAYASGVRRGIKRIKSAVEGAHVINMGATAVGTGLNAEPNYIHDVAYELSEVVGEPFYTAENLIDATNNTDIFADISSGLKVTALVLIKMANDFRLMASGPRCGIGELKLPARQPGSSIMPGKVNPVIAEVLNQVCYQVIGNDLTITLAVENGQFELNVMEPVLAYNLFNNLCYLKNGVNTFVDKLLVDLEVDREQCEYWLNRSVGIVTALLPHLGYETASSLAKEAYTTGRAIRDIILEKGLLTEDEINHILSPKEMTRPGIAGANLLKHKGN; this is encoded by the coding sequence ATGAGAAAAGAACATGATTTCTTAGGTGAATTAGAAGTAGCTGATGAATTATATTACGGTGTACAAACAATTCGTGCATTAGAAAACTTCCATATTACAGGAAAACATTTGGACCAAGACTTTATCAAAGCATTGGCAATGGTTAAAAAAGCATCTGCTTTAGCGAATATGAAAACTGGTCGCTTAAATGTATCTATTGGTAAAGCTATTGTACAAGCTGCAGACGAAGTAATTGAAGGTCAATTTGCTGACCAATTCCCTGTTGATCCAATTCAAGGTGGTGCAGGTACTTCTGTAAACATGAATATGAACGAAGTATTGGCTAACCGTGCTTGTGAAATTTTGGGGCATCCAAAAGGAAGCTATGATATTGTAAGCCCTAACAACCATTGTAATATGGCACAATCTACAAATGATGCTTTCCCAACAGCAATCAAGGTATGTGCAATTTTAAAATCTAAACCTTTACTTGAAGCATTACAACGCCTTGTTGATGAACTTGAGAAAAAGGCTGATGAATATAGCGGAATTTTGAAAATGGGTCGCACTCATTTACAAGATGCGGTGCCAATTACATTAGGCCAAGAAATGGGTGCCTATGCATCTGGTGTTCGCCGCGGTATTAAACGTATTAAATCTGCCGTTGAAGGTGCACATGTAATTAACATGGGTGCTACTGCAGTTGGTACAGGCCTTAACGCGGAACCTAATTATATTCATGATGTAGCATACGAACTTAGTGAAGTAGTAGGCGAACCATTCTATACAGCTGAAAACTTAATTGATGCTACTAACAATACAGATATCTTTGCAGATATTTCCAGCGGTTTGAAAGTTACTGCTCTCGTATTGATTAAAATGGCCAACGACTTCCGCTTGATGGCATCTGGTCCTCGTTGTGGTATTGGGGAATTAAAATTACCAGCTCGTCAACCTGGTTCTTCCATCATGCCAGGCAAGGTTAACCCTGTTATCGCCGAAGTATTGAACCAAGTATGTTATCAAGTTATCGGTAATGACTTAACCATCACATTGGCTGTAGAAAATGGTCAATTCGAATTGAACGTAATGGAACCTGTATTGGCTTACAATTTGTTCAATAATCTTTGCTACCTCAAAAACGGTGTAAATACATTCGTTGATAAATTACTCGTGGATCTTGAAGTAGATCGTGAACAATGCGAATACTGGTTGAATCGTTCCGTTGGTATCGTAACAGCATTGTTGCCACACCTTGGCTATGAAACAGCATCTTCTCTTGCGAAAGAAGCATATACCACTGGTCGTGCTATCCGTGATATCATCTTGGAAAAAGGTTTGTTGACTGAAGATGAAATCAATCATATCCTTTCTCCTAAAGAAATGACTCGCCCTGGTATTGCTGGTGCTAATCTTTTAAAACATAAAGGCAACTAA
- a CDS encoding ArnT family glycosyltransferase: protein MINNHMLRIGALFLLTVLSYGFYNAYLPITDPVESNYVLSAITMLKHNSWISPMIYDQVWYDKPPLTYWALMISYKLFGISDFTSRIPNTLIAGGSVALMYHLVYRIKESTHIAITSAILLFGALQFWYISHAVITDGFLFFFSLAIFGYSYLAFTNNDKHSMVKAYGAAALAVVTKGPVGIVLPGLILLLFIAARWLTQKDKDEYSLAKDITLLFNPLGILLFIVLASPWYIAMYSIHGQEFISGFLGLHNMERALVSEHPKFNVWYYYLIIVPLALLPWTPAVIYRLKNITWKNNFYLLGAIWFVVIVLFYSLVATKYITYTLPAIIPCLIWGAEAITTSCHNKSTSFKYIVTIPLGIYTILFLVASIATPELNPIPLISAFVLLVLFALVVKRYRNRNVPLSIYLATPLTILYTAITITVTPILSDQSGLQFKPYIESSAQHTYIYGTYYTSIVYYTKDTPTQVFVHTTDNPVWTAGKTLMPTITVEEFDTRISNEKGATIIVPNKYSKEFANSPTNNIATEVGKTKSASIYKIQ, encoded by the coding sequence ATGATTAACAATCACATGCTGCGCATAGGTGCGCTATTTTTATTAACCGTACTAAGTTACGGTTTCTATAATGCCTATCTACCCATAACCGATCCGGTTGAATCTAACTATGTATTATCTGCTATTACAATGTTAAAACATAACTCATGGATATCCCCCATGATATATGACCAAGTCTGGTATGATAAACCGCCCCTCACCTATTGGGCGCTTATGATAAGCTATAAACTATTTGGCATATCTGACTTTACATCGCGCATACCAAATACACTTATTGCTGGTGGCAGTGTTGCGCTTATGTACCATCTTGTGTATCGCATTAAAGAGTCCACGCATATAGCAATTACGAGTGCCATACTTTTGTTTGGTGCCTTACAGTTCTGGTACATTTCTCACGCAGTCATAACAGACGGCTTCCTATTCTTCTTTTCACTAGCTATCTTCGGCTATTCTTATCTAGCTTTCACCAACAACGATAAACATTCCATGGTAAAAGCCTATGGAGCGGCAGCCTTAGCGGTTGTAACTAAAGGGCCCGTTGGTATTGTTCTGCCTGGATTAATACTATTACTATTCATTGCTGCACGATGGCTTACCCAAAAAGATAAAGATGAATACTCACTTGCTAAGGATATTACATTATTATTTAATCCTTTGGGAATTCTCTTATTTATAGTTCTTGCCAGTCCATGGTACATCGCTATGTACTCGATTCACGGTCAAGAATTCATATCTGGTTTCCTAGGGCTTCACAACATGGAGCGAGCACTTGTATCTGAGCATCCAAAATTCAATGTTTGGTATTATTACCTAATCATTGTCCCTCTTGCTCTATTACCATGGACACCAGCCGTTATTTACCGACTCAAAAACATTACCTGGAAAAATAATTTTTATCTTCTCGGCGCCATCTGGTTTGTAGTAATTGTATTATTCTATTCACTAGTGGCCACAAAGTATATAACCTATACGTTACCAGCAATAATCCCATGTCTTATCTGGGGTGCTGAAGCTATCACAACTAGCTGCCATAACAAGAGTACTAGTTTTAAATATATTGTAACGATTCCATTAGGCATATATACAATCTTATTCCTAGTAGCCAGCATCGCAACACCAGAATTAAATCCTATACCATTAATTAGTGCATTCGTATTACTAGTACTATTTGCACTAGTAGTTAAACGGTATAGAAATCGCAACGTACCATTATCTATCTATTTAGCCACACCTTTAACTATTTTATATACGGCAATCACAATAACTGTAACACCTATTTTATCTGATCAATCGGGGCTTCAATTCAAGCCATATATTGAGTCAAGTGCACAACACACATATATATATGGTACCTACTATACATCGATTGTGTATTATACAAAAGATACACCAACTCAAGTATTTGTACATACTACAGATAATCCAGTATGGACAGCAGGCAAAACATTGATGCCCACAATAACAGTAGAAGAATTTGATACTAGGATATCTAATGAGAAAGGTGCTACCATCATTGTGCCAAATAAATATAGTAAAGAATTTGCTAATTCACCAACTAACAACATAGCAACAGAGGTTGGAAAAACTAAATCGGCTAGCATTTATAAAATTCAATAA
- the rplL gene encoding 50S ribosomal protein L7/L12 gives MALNIENIVAELKEATILELNDLVKAIEEEFGVTAAAPVAVAAAGGAEGGAAKDSFDVILKDAGASKINVIKVVREATGLGLKEAKAIVDGAPAPVKEGVATEAAEALKAQLEEAGATVELK, from the coding sequence ATGGCATTGAACATTGAAAACATCGTTGCTGAATTGAAAGAAGCAACTATTCTTGAACTTAATGATCTTGTAAAAGCAATTGAAGAAGAATTTGGCGTAACTGCAGCAGCTCCTGTAGCTGTAGCAGCTGCTGGTGGTGCTGAAGGCGGCGCTGCTAAAGATTCCTTCGACGTAATCTTGAAAGATGCTGGCGCATCCAAAATCAACGTAATCAAAGTTGTTCGTGAAGCAACTGGTCTTGGCTTGAAAGAAGCTAAAGCTATCGTTGACGGCGCTCCTGCACCTGTAAAAGAAGGCGTAGCTACTGAAGCAGCTGAAGCTTTGAAAGCTCAATTGGAAGAAGCTGGCGCAACTGTAGAATTGAAATAA
- the rplJ gene encoding 50S ribosomal protein L10: MAVTEQKKAIVAQMKETLSEAKGAVLIGYTGLTVAQATDLRRKMLAEGVEYKVIKNTLTRIAANELNLEGFAEHLEGPTALATSKEDAVAPARVIEQFIKSTEKEVVTVKAGIVEGEVMDAAGVKAIASLPNREGMLSMLLSVLQAPVRNVAYAVKAVAEAQPAEAAE, translated from the coding sequence ATGGCTGTCACTGAACAAAAGAAAGCAATCGTTGCTCAAATGAAAGAAACTCTTTCTGAAGCAAAAGGCGCTGTATTGATTGGTTACACTGGTTTGACTGTTGCGCAAGCAACTGATCTTCGCCGCAAAATGTTGGCTGAAGGCGTTGAATACAAAGTAATCAAAAATACTTTGACTCGCATTGCTGCAAATGAATTGAATCTTGAAGGTTTCGCTGAGCATTTAGAAGGTCCAACTGCATTGGCTACTTCTAAAGAAGATGCTGTTGCACCTGCTCGTGTAATCGAACAATTCATCAAATCTACTGAGAAAGAAGTTGTAACAGTTAAAGCTGGTATCGTTGAAGGCGAAGTTATGGATGCTGCAGGCGTTAAAGCAATTGCAAGTCTTCCAAACCGCGAAGGCATGCTTTCCATGTTGCTTTCCGTATTGCAAGCTCCTGTTCGCAACGTTGCATACGCTGTCAAAGCTGTTGCAGAAGCTCAACCAGCAGAAGCTGCAGAATAA
- the rplA gene encoding 50S ribosomal protein L1 encodes MAKVGKKYAEAVKLIEAGKFYEPVEAIELVKKTATANFDETVEIAFNLNVDPKYADQQVRGAVVLPHGTGKTKRVLVFAKGDNIKAAEEAGADFVGSEELVAKIQGGWSDFDVVVATPDMMGQVGRLGKILGPKGLMPNPKVGTVTPDVARAVNEIKAGKIEYRTDKAGIISCSIGKASFDEEKLLDNYRTIVDTIIKAKPVAAKGQYIKSVTLSATMGPGVPLNVFKLSNVTKEQ; translated from the coding sequence ATGGCAAAAGTAGGTAAGAAATACGCTGAGGCAGTAAAACTTATTGAAGCTGGTAAGTTCTACGAACCAGTAGAAGCAATCGAGTTGGTTAAGAAAACTGCAACTGCAAATTTCGATGAAACAGTTGAAATCGCTTTCAACTTGAATGTCGACCCTAAATACGCTGATCAACAAGTTCGTGGTGCAGTAGTATTGCCTCATGGTACTGGCAAAACTAAACGCGTTCTTGTATTCGCAAAAGGCGACAACATTAAAGCAGCTGAAGAAGCTGGTGCAGATTTCGTAGGTTCTGAAGAGTTAGTAGCTAAAATCCAAGGTGGTTGGAGCGACTTCGACGTAGTAGTTGCTACACCAGACATGATGGGTCAAGTTGGCCGTCTTGGTAAAATCTTGGGTCCTAAAGGCTTGATGCCAAACCCTAAAGTTGGTACAGTAACTCCAGACGTTGCTCGTGCAGTAAACGAAATCAAAGCTGGTAAAATCGAATACCGTACTGATAAAGCAGGTATTATCTCTTGCTCCATCGGTAAAGCGTCCTTCGATGAAGAAAAATTACTTGACAACTACCGTACAATCGTTGATACTATTATCAAGGCTAAACCTGTAGCAGCTAAAGGTCAATACATTAAATCTGTAACCTTGTCCGCTACAATGGGCCCTGGTGTGCCTTTGAACGTGTTCAAATTGAGCAACGTTACAAAAGAGCAATAA
- the rplK gene encoding 50S ribosomal protein L11: MAKKLVKQVKLQIEAAKATPAPPVGPALGQAGVNIVAFTKEFNERTAKQAGLIIPVVINVYEDRSFDFITKTPPAAVLLKKAAGIPKGSGVPNRDKVAKVGRDKVREIAELKMPDLNANTVEQGMRMVEGTARSMGIEIVD; this comes from the coding sequence ATGGCTAAGAAATTAGTTAAACAAGTAAAACTACAAATTGAAGCCGCTAAAGCTACTCCAGCACCACCAGTTGGTCCTGCACTAGGTCAAGCAGGTGTTAACATCGTTGCTTTCACAAAAGAATTCAACGAACGTACTGCTAAACAAGCTGGCTTAATTATCCCAGTAGTTATTAACGTATATGAAGATCGTAGCTTCGACTTCATCACTAAGACTCCACCAGCTGCAGTATTATTGAAAAAAGCTGCAGGTATTCCAAAAGGTTCTGGTGTACCTAACCGTGATAAAGTAGCAAAAGTAGGTCGCGATAAAGTTCGTGAAATTGCTGAATTGAAAATGCCTGACTTGAATGCTAATACCGTAGAACAAGGTATGCGCATGGTAGAAGGTACTGCTCGCAGCATGGGCATTGAAATCGTTGACTAA
- the nusG gene encoding transcription termination/antitermination protein NusG, whose protein sequence is MEADKKWYVIHTYSGYENKVKTTLELKVQSMGLQDVISRILVPLEDEIDEKDGVKKVVKRKIFPGYVLVEMEVNDRSWYVVRNTPGVTGFVGSATKPVPLSDSEVEHILKSQGLDKKPSINIDVEVGETVRITSGAFEDKLGVITELNPEKGTLKLNVEMFNRDTEVEVEFSQIEKAL, encoded by the coding sequence ATGGAAGCAGATAAGAAGTGGTATGTAATTCATACCTATTCAGGCTACGAAAATAAAGTTAAAACCACTCTTGAACTTAAAGTTCAGTCTATGGGTCTACAAGATGTGATTAGCCGAATTTTGGTACCTCTTGAAGACGAAATAGACGAAAAAGATGGGGTTAAAAAAGTAGTAAAACGTAAGATATTTCCTGGGTACGTATTGGTTGAAATGGAAGTTAACGACCGCTCTTGGTATGTTGTGCGCAACACACCAGGTGTAACAGGCTTCGTTGGCTCTGCCACTAAACCAGTTCCACTTTCTGATTCCGAAGTAGAACATATACTTAAGTCTCAGGGCTTGGATAAGAAACCAAGCATCAACATCGATGTAGAAGTTGGTGAAACGGTACGCATTACGTCCGGGGCCTTTGAAGATAAACTAGGTGTTATTACCGAACTTAACCCTGAAAAAGGAACATTAAAACTTAATGTGGAAATGTTCAACCGAGATACCGAGGTAGAGGTAGAGTTCTCTCAAATTGAGAAAGCTCTTTAA
- the secE gene encoding preprotein translocase subunit SecE, with protein MAKSNSAVQQRGGFGKFFRGVKAELKKVVWPTKKELINYTIVVFLVTIFIAFIIYVLDAVFAQLFNTLLHFVG; from the coding sequence ATGGCAAAGTCTAACTCAGCAGTGCAGCAGCGTGGTGGATTTGGAAAATTCTTCCGCGGTGTGAAAGCTGAACTTAAAAAAGTAGTCTGGCCAACAAAAAAAGAACTCATCAATTACACAATAGTAGTATTTTTAGTGACGATTTTTATCGCCTTTATTATTTATGTACTTGATGCAGTCTTTGCCCAACTTTTTAATACGTTGTTGCACTTTGTTGGATAA
- the rpmG gene encoding 50S ribosomal protein L33, with protein sequence MRNAITLACTDCKQRNYQTNKNKKNNPDRIEMMKYCKFCGKHTLHRETK encoded by the coding sequence ATGCGTAATGCCATTACTTTAGCTTGCACAGATTGCAAACAACGTAACTATCAAACGAACAAGAATAAAAAGAACAATCCTGATCGTATTGAAATGATGAAATATTGCAAATTCTGCGGTAAACATACATTACACCGTGAAACAAAATAA